TTGCCCTTGGACTCCTCGAACCATCCTGTCCTCACTGGGCGTGTCTTTGCAGAGTTTGACTACGGGAAGGGGAAAGGAACCCCACCAGGAGCCCTGGGCAACATGCCCACGCATTTCGGAGGTACTGTGGGGGCCGCCTCACCTAGGTCTACTTTATTTGCAGCTGACTGGCCTGCTCGGCTGGGACAGCATGCTAGCACCTGGGGTGGCCCCTGTTGTCTCTCTTGGGGGGCAGACACAGGACGGGAGGGCAGGGGGTTCAGGGCCCCACCACGCAACTGGGTGGGATCAAGGCCAGAGCAAAGGAAAGGCAAGTTCTCCTGGGGCCTCACGTATGGCTACCAGTAGGCCCTTGAGTGGAAGCTTCCGGCCCCTTAAAACCTTCAGCTGCTGGCACAGGCAGGGCGGCATATGTAAATACAGGGTagcccttcccccacccccaaccgctgcccagctgtgctcaagtctTCAGGCCCCTCAGCACTCAAAGAGGTGACATGGCTAATCCCACCCAAGAGCTGACACTAATGGCTGGTGTTGTTACAGAAGACAAACTGGAAGGTCTGGAGGAGGCGAACCCCTTCTCCTTCAAGGAGTTTCTGAAGACCAAGAACCGTGGCCTGCTCGACTCCGATTCAGACACCAGGGCCTATTCTAAGGTGGGCACCTTCGGGCAGAGGCAGTGGTCGGGGTATGGGCCTCCCACCCCCTTCCCACGCTGAGCCAACCTCCTACTATCTCCTGCAGGGTGTCCCCGGGCATGCCCTAGGTCTCGACCTCGACTCCCCGCCTTCCCAAGCTGCTGGCTATGGCCTGGAGTACCAGCAGCAGTTTTTTGAGGATTTGACAGGGGCTGGCGACCTCCTGGCTGaggatgatgaagatgatgaggAGGATGTCTGGGGTGGGGCCTATCTGCCAGCTGCTCTGGAGCAGGCCCGGTCTGTGCGCGTAACCAGTAGCAGTGCCCCCCGCAGCGACTTTGTGTCCTTCCTGTCCACCCCATCCGAGCTGGCTGTTGGGCCTGAGTCTCTGCCCTCCTGGACTCTGGGGGACTCTACTGCGGGCATCTCCCCTTCGGGGAGCCCTGATACTGACTTCACCGCCTCCCCAGAGTGCCTGGGCGACCGGCATTTACGGGCACTGCACATCAGCTACGAGACAGTAAGTAGGGGCCTGGGTGGGCTGTAGTGTCCTGAGTTAGAGGGAGAATGGATGAGCCTTTTGTGGGTAGGGGCCGAGGGGCAGCTCTGTGGACAGGTATCACAGGGGCCCCAGAGCCAAGTAAGGTGTGGCCCAGGACCAGCCCCAGCAGTGCAGGGTGCAGGCAGTTTGGAGCTACCTCGTGAGCCCATCCAGATTTCTGCCTTACCACAGGCTGCCAACCTAAAGTAGGGCAGCTTCTGATCAGGGTTTTCTCTCTCCATAGCTCAAAGAGGAAAATGCCAAGCTCAGAAGGAAGCTGACTGAGATCCAGAGTTTCTCTGAGACACAAACAGAAATGTATGTAAGCAAgcaagagagatagaacagtggggaaccgtgggcagggtgtttgccttgcacatagtcaacccaggtttgatccctggcatcccataagatatCTCAAGCCCtttaggagggattcctgagcccagagctaggagtaacccttgagtaccacagagtgtggccccaaaacaaaacaaaaaaaagaaatgtacctaAACTTTAGGCAGGCCTGCTGCCACAGTTGTGTGCAGACCCAGGGCCACTATCCCTTTAGAATCAGCTGCTCCGCTCCTGGCCCAGGCTCCCGCATTCCTGCTTTATGCTCACAGCCATGGCTCTTCACTGCTCTGCAGTAGATGCCTTGTAGGTGGCCTTGAGGAGCAGAGTGTGAGACCCCTTACCACACCCTTTTTCCTCTTGAGGGTGAGGACGCTGGAGCGGAAGCTGGAGGCCAAGATGGTGAAGGAGGAGAGTGACTACCATGACTTGGAGACTATGGTCCAGCAGGTGGAACAGAACCTGGAGCTGATGACGGTATGATCACCACCTTCTGTGGGTGGGTCTGGGGGCACCCACATCTTTGGGGATCAGGGATCTGGTCActgatctttgttttctttctggggCCTGGGGCAATCGACAGAAACGGGCCATGAAAGCTGAAAACCAGGTGCTGAAACTGAAGCAGGAGATGAGTTTGCTCCAGGTAACCAGGGGGCCTTGGGTTCCCTCTGAAGGTCTAACTGATGGTCCCCCCATAGATCTAACTTGAAGTCCACAGCTGACACGGGGACCCCTGTATGTCTTTAGTGGGGCAGCTCTAACTCGGGGTCCTCGGAGCTCTAACTTAGGGCACCCCACAGCTCTGACGCAACTGCTTTCATAGATACAGATCTCTAACCTCAAACTGGAGAatgaggctctgcactcaggcgaGGGTGCCAGCTTGGCAGTGGTGAAGCAGAACACAGATACAGCATTGCGGAGCCTCCACCTGGTCATGGACAACGCGCACACCTCCATCAAGTGCGTGTCTGCTGGGGCTGTGGGATGGGGCCCCAGGGTCACAGAACTTGTCCTCTGCCTGCAAGTTTGCAAAACCTGGTATGGAGGAAGTGCACCTCTTGCTATAGGCACTTGGGCCAGGAGAGTGACTGTCCCGCTGAGCCTTGGCAGGGACTGGTGGTGGAGGCAAGCAGAGTCCAAATTCCTTCAAATGATTCTCAGTAAGATGCTAAAAAGTCTGCCCTTGGGGCCAGAAccatagtatagtggggaaggtattggccttgcccatggctgacttgtgttcaatcccactcatcccatttggttcctgagcccaattctgagtgcagagccaggaataaaccctgagcactgccagctgtgatcaAAGAATAAAATCTGCCACTTTGGGACTGGGGAGATAATACCCCACGTAGTTTGTGAGGTCTCTGGGTTTGAGGCCCCACACCTAGCAGATATGtggttccctgatcactgccaaatgtggcctccAAGCCCAAGCTAAGTAAAAGATGCAACTTACTGGTGTGATAGCCCATAATACTTTATGAGCGGGTGAAACTGTTTGTTCTAATCCCCTTGTTTCATTGCAGGCAGCTGATATCTGGAGCTGAAAAGTTGAATCTTGTTGCTGAAATCCTGAAATCCATAGACAAGATTTCTGAGATTAAAGATGAAGagaacgaggaggaggaggaggaagaggaatgtTGATTATGTTACTGGCTTGGAGCCCTTCCCTCTGGGGCATGCCTTACCAGCTGCAAAGCACCGGCTCTTTCTGCCATCTTCACCCATAGTAAAAGTTTCTCCTGAACTGCCACCCTCATCACCTAGAGCAGGATTGGGGGCAGCTGAGTGAAGGTCAATCCCCCTGAGGGCCTGTGTTCTGTGCGGTCCTGGCGAGCCATGTGTTGGGGTGAACTCAGGAATAGGTTGGGGACCAGCCAGTGGCTTTTAGAGCTGAGCCTGAAAAGTTTTCATTGCATGTCCTAGACTTCTAGAAAGACCATGAGGGAGATGGGACATGGGACTGTGCAGTGCGTGCCTCCGCCTGTTTTGTCGCCTGCCAGCTTGCAGACCGTTCCTGTAGTTGACCATGGGTGGCCTTGAGGTTGATGGACACAGGTGTGCTGCAGGGTGTCCAGTGAGCACATCTTCTAGGCCTTTAAGTGGCCAGATGCAGAACATCATGCACTGGGATTGAGGACGCGGGAGTTCCCTGCAATGCCTGTCGGTTGCAAGCCCTTCTGATCTGTGAAGGTGGGACCTGTGCAGTGCCTTCTCATCTGTCCCCAGAAGTGGGACCCTGTGTAGTGCCTTCTCATTTGTCCCCAGGAGGTGGGACCCTGGAGTGCTTCCTCTGTCCCCCGGAAGGTGGGACCCTGCACAATGCTTTGTTTTCCTgcaactggttttttttttaagtacaattCGTTTTCCACATTGTTCTCACTGACAGCTTACCCAATAAATTCTCCCATTTGTACATACAAACGCACTGACCCTTCTCTCAGTCAGCTAAGTGGCTGCTGCCCTCTGCCAGAGCTGAAGCCTTCTCTGAGGAGGCGTTTGGTCAGGAGCAATCATGAGGTTTGTGCATAAGACTTAAGATATTTAgactctggggccgggaaggtggtgctagagataaggtgtctgccttgtaagctctaccaaggaacggaccgcggttcgatcccccggcgtcccatatggtccccccaagccaggggcgatttctgagcacatagccaggagtaacccctgagcgtcaaacgggtgtggcccaaaaaccaaaaaaaaccaaaaaaaaaaaaaaaagatatttagacTC
This is a stretch of genomic DNA from Suncus etruscus isolate mSunEtr1 chromosome 5, mSunEtr1.pri.cur, whole genome shotgun sequence. It encodes these proteins:
- the ENTR1 gene encoding endosome-associated-trafficking regulator 1 isoform X1, which gives rise to MSGYTRRRGVTPLARARSLVLPDAPAFYERRPCLPPLDCEHPRARHSDAQGPGPGFGLRPTFWCYMPGPALAAAAADSEFDYGKGKGTPPGALGNMPTHFGEDKLEGLEEANPFSFKEFLKTKNRGLLDSDSDTRAYSKGVPGHALGLDLDSPPSQAAGYGLEYQQQFFEDLTGAGDLLAEDDEDDEEDVWGGAYLPAALEQARSVRVTSSSAPRSDFVSFLSTPSELAVGPESLPSWTLGDSTAGISPSGSPDTDFTASPECLGDRHLRALHISYETLKEENAKLRRKLTEIQSFSETQTEMVRTLERKLEAKMVKEESDYHDLETMVQQVEQNLELMTKRAMKAENQVLKLKQEMSLLQIQISNLKLENEALHSGEGASLAVVKQNTDTALRSLHLVMDNAHTSIKQLISGAEKLNLVAEILKSIDKISEIKDEENEEEEEEEEC
- the ENTR1 gene encoding endosome-associated-trafficking regulator 1 isoform X2, coding for MGPPRPLAPEASHAHGHPWVSGSFRTSVLPLDSSNHPVLTGRVFAEFDYGKGKGTPPGALGNMPTHFGDKLEGLEEANPFSFKEFLKTKNRGLLDSDSDTRAYSKGVPGHALGLDLDSPPSQAAGYGLEYQQQFFEDLTGAGDLLAEDDEDDEEDVWGGAYLPAALEQARSVRVTSSSAPRSDFVSFLSTPSELAVGPESLPSWTLGDSTAGISPSGSPDTDFTASPECLGDRHLRALHISYETLKEENAKLRRKLTEIQSFSETQTEMVRTLERKLEAKMVKEESDYHDLETMVQQVEQNLELMTKRAMKAENQVLKLKQEMSLLQIQISNLKLENEALHSGEGASLAVVKQNTDTALRSLHLVMDNAHTSIKQLISGAEKLNLVAEILKSIDKISEIKDEENEEEEEEEEC